GATGCGCGATGCAGGGGTCGGCGATGGATTGGCGTTTCAGGTGTTTGGACCCGGGTTGCGCAACGGATATGTCGGGCTTGGCGTCGATAATCCTGCCGATTTTCCCAGCGATTCCGCAGTGCTGGATTTTCAGGTCGTCGCGCAGGCGGCGCATATCCGGTATTGCGCACTGAACCCAGCGGCGCTGGCGGTGGGCGATCTGTCCCCCCGCGAACGTCAGATCCTGCGCTGGATCGCGCGGGGCAAGTCCAACAGCAGCATTGCCGATATTCTTCTGGTGTCGCCACACACCGTCGACACGCTGGTGCGACGCATCTTTTCCAAACTGGGTGTAGCCGACCGCACAACGGCCGCCATTCAGGGTGTCGGGGCCGGTCTGATCCTGCCGTGACCCCCCGTGTCACGTAAGCGCGTGACATGACACCTATTGCGGACAACCCCTAGAAACTTGCAACTTGAGCAAGTGATTGGGTGACACATGATACACGGATCCATTGCGCAAAACCCCATGCTGGGGGCGCGGGTGCAAACGCTTTTGGAGGAACTTGATGGCCTGCCGCAGCAGGACAAGACCAGTGCGGCCCTCGCCGTGACGGCGAGCCTTCTGGAATATGCCGCATACGAAATGGCGCAATCTGACGAGGCGCGGCACGTGGCGCGACTGATCCTGTTGGCGGCAGACATGGAACGCACCGCGACCGAACTGCGCAGCAAAGCGTCCTCATGAACGCGCTGGTGTGAGGGTCCGCACAGGGGCGGTGTAAAACTGATGCTTGTGAGGGCGTGGCGTGGCGTTATCTTGACCCTATCGCCCCAAGGAGACACGCCCATGAGCTGGAACCCCGCCCTTGATCCCGATTGCCCCAAGGGCGATGCGGTGGACGCCATCGAAACGGTCATTGTCCCGCGTGCACGCGATCTGGGTGGGTTCGAGGTACGCCGCGCCCTGCCGGCGCCGCGGCGCCAGATGGTTGGCCCGTTCATCTTCTTTGACCAGATGGGCCCGGCCGAATTCGTCACCGGCACTGGCATTGACGTGCGCCCGCACCCCCATATCGGCCTTGCGACCGTCACCTATCTGTACAAGGGCAAGATCCATCACCGGGACAGTCTGGGCACCGATCAGTGGATTGAACCCGGTGCCGTCAACTGGATGGTGGCCGGGCACGGCATCACCCATTCCGAACGCACCGATGGCGAGATCCGACGGAAACCGCACAACCTGTTTGGCATCCAGACCTGGGTGGCCCTTCCCAGGGATGCCGAAGACAATCCGGCGGATTTTCAGCACGCGCCCAAGGACACGTTGCCGTTTCTGGAAGGTGAGGGCAAAGAGGTGCGCCTGATCCTGGGCGATGCCTGGGGCGAACGCGCCCCGGTCGAGACGTTTTCCGAGATGTTCTATGCCGACGCCGTGTTGGAGGCGGGCGCGCGTATTCCGCTGCCTGACAACCACGAGGACCGCGGCGTTTACGTGGTCGACGGCTCTGTCACGGTTGCGGGTGCGGTTTATGACGCCGGTCAGATGATGGTGTTCCGGCCCGGGGATGCGATGTCGCTGATGGCAGGAGCGCAGGGCGCGCGCCTGATGCTGCTGGGCGGTGCGACGCTGGAAGGCTCGCGCTATATCTGGTGGAATTTCGTGGCATCCTCGCAGGACCGCATTGATGCCGCCAAGGAAGCGTGGCGCGCGGGTGACTGGGCACATGGCCGGTTCCAATTGCCGCCTGGGGATGAGGACGAGTTCATTCCGTTGCCCGCCAAATGACCGCGCGATGACCCACGCGCCAGTGCATATACGGCCCATGGTCCAGAGCGACTTGCCCGGCGTGCAGGCGTTGCATCTGGAGAGCTGGCGCAGGAGCTATGCGGGACTGTTGCCCGATGCCTTTCTGGCGGGTTCGGTTGTGGATGAAATGGCCGGTCGCTGGGCTGGTTTGCCCGCAGCCCATGACGTGGCGCTGGTCGCGGAACACGCAGGCACATTGGCCGGGTTTGCGCTGGTTTACGCCAACCACGCCGATGGCCCGATGATGGAAAGCCTGCACGTGCGCGCCGACCGGCAGGGCAAGGGCACGGGGCGGCACCTGATGGCGGGCGTCGCGCGCGCGCTGATCCGCAGGGGACATGACCACCTGTGGCTGGAGGTGATGGCGGGCAATGGCGCTGCCCGCCGCATCTATGCCCGGTGGGGCGGTGTGGAAAGCTGGCCTTTCAAGGATATCATCGCCGGGCAGCCTGTCATGGCGGTTCGGGTCAGGTGGGCGTCCCTGCGCCCCTTGGAGGCCTTGGCCTAGCGACGACATTGGCACCTGAGTATTGGCACCGCGGGCACTTGGCACCGCAGGTCACCCGCCAAACGACCGGGTTGTCCCGGCGAAATCCGGACCGGCAGCCACGAATTTTCGATTTGCCGGGAAAACCCCGCTTGACGAGGGCGTGACTGCGCCATAAACCCGCCAAACGCAGCGGGCGGTTGTAGCTCAGTTGGTTAGAGTACCGGCCTGTCACGCCGGGGGTCGCGGGTTCGAGCCCCGTCAACCGCGCCACTGCTGCTCTCTGGTCCCGGAGGAATGGGCACGCCGAAAGGCAAAATGCGCGGTTGTAGCTCAGTTGGTTAGAGTACCGGCCTGTCACGCCGGGGGTCGCGGGTTCGAGCCCCGTCAACCGCGCCATTTCCCCCCTCAGACTTAAAATGGGACCCTTTGTACAGAGGGGCCGGTCGCGCGTGCTGCCCGGAGTCTGTCCGGCAAGATGAAGCTGGATCAGTAGGTATAGCCGAGGGTGCCTTCGAGATCGGTATCGATGCTGGCGCGCAAGTGGTTCATGTCCGCGTCGCTCCAGCCGTCGGGCAGGGGGGGGCGTTGCGCGATCGCAGGTTTGAACTTGGAACCAAGGCGCTTGACCACGGGACGGTAGGTCGCGTTGGCGGTTGCGCCGAGGACACCGGTGAGGGATGAAAGCGTCTTTTCCGGTGCGGACTGTGCGGTTTCCATGCGGATCACGGCACAGGTGCAGTCGCGGTTGAGAAGGGACAGCATCGCGCGCAGTTTGGCGTTGCGCAGGGCAAACAGGGTGGCAAAGCGCGCGCCGCTGTCGGGATCGCGGTCCTGTTGCAGGGGGGTGCCCACGCACCCGTCGGGAACCAGCCCTTCGAAATAGCGGGTGCGGTCGATGATCGTGTCCCATTCGGCGCGGATGAAGTCGCCAAAGGGCAGTGCCTGAAGGGCGGGAGTCGTGTGCCAGGGTTTGGCGTACATGGACCTGGCCCAAGTGTCGGCGCGGCGGACGGCGATGATGACGGCCATGTCAGACGGCACCGCCAGCATATGGGGGAACCCGTGCTTCCAACCCAGGTCTTCGGTCGGGGTCAGATGGGTGTTCCGCCCCAGCAGTCTTTTGATAAAATTCGTGCCCGAACACCGTTCGCCCAGCACCTGGTACCGGGTGATGGGCGTGTCGCCCTTGCGGATCACATGCAGGCCGGTCTGGGCGAAGTCGGAGGGCAGGAACATCTTGGCCTTTGCCGAAAATTAGCGATTCTCATGTCAGGGTCCTTGCGATAGGGTGCGCAAAAAGAACCCTGAGCAGGACCTTAGCAGATGCAGACAGTGGCCGCCGTGACCATGGTGCGCGATGACGCGTTTTTCCTGAAAGCGTGGCTGCGCCACTACGGTGAGATGTTCGGGCGGGAAAACTGTTATGTCATCAATCACGGGCGCGGGGCTGAGGTGGCCGAGTTGGCCGCGGGCTGCAACATCATCGGCATTCCGGGGGATCCGCACAAAAATTTCGACATCAAGCGTTGGGGGTTGCTGAACAACCTGGTTGGCGGGCTGCGCCGTTACTATCGCCATGTGATCGTGGGCGATGTGGACGAGTTGGTGATCCGTGACCCGCAGGCAGGTGGCACGTTGCTGGACTTGCTTGAAGACGCACCGGAGGGGCGGGTCCTGACCCCTCTTGGGTTGGAGGTGATCCACCGGATCGATCTGGAAGAGGACGTCGTTGCCGATCACATCATCGGCCCGCGCCGCCACGTGCGCCCGGCGCCGCACTATTCCAAACCCTGTATCATCGCCGCACCCGTCAAGATCGCGCGGGGGGGGCATTTTACGCAGGCCGACAAGATCTTTGCCCCCGATGATCTGTACCTGATGCATCTGAAGTTCTGCGATTTCGCGGCCTATGTGGGTGTGATGGACCACCGCAACGCCGTGACTGCGGCAGTGAACGCGGGTGTGAAGGAAGCATCCATCGGACGCCATTGGTTTGCCGAAGCGCGGGGCGAGGACCGCGCGGTGTTCGAAGCCTTTGCCGATCTGGAGATGGTGGACGGGTTCGACATGCAGCCGCTGCGCCGGAAGATGCGCCGCACCTTCAAGCCGCGCGGCGACACGGGGTTCTATCATTTCGACCGGCCGGATTACGGCACCCAATATGTCTTGCCCGAGCGGTTCGTCGGGGTGATCTGATCGGTGGGACGCTGCCCTACACCTGGGCCGTGAGGAATGTCAGCAGCGCTTTTGCGGTCTCTTCGGGGTGTGTGTCTGGGAAGAAGTGTCCGCCGGGCAGCCCGGCGGATTGCACCTGGAGAAGCCTGTCTGCCCAGGTCGCGGCCACGTCATAGGCGCGGCCCATGATCCCATCCACACCGTAGAGTACCAGCGCCGGGCAATCGACCGTCTGTCCCAGGTCTATGGCATCGTGGTCAAAATCCACATCGATGGCGGCGCGGTAGTCATTGCACATGGTTCTTATGCAGTCATGGTCGCGCCACGACGCTCGGTAGGCGTCGAGCGCGGTGGCGTCGAAACTGTCCATGCCGCCGCCCCAGCCTGCAAGGCAGCTTTGGAAGTAGGCGTCCGGATCGCGGGCGATCATGGTTTCCGGCAGCGGCGCGGGCTGGGCCAGGAAAAACCAGTGATAATAGGCGCGTGCGACCTGTTGGGTCAGGTCATTCAGCAACAGGTGCGTGGGAACGATGTCCATCAGGGTGAGGGACAGCACCGCCGCCGGGTGATCCAGCGCCAGCCGGTGTGCCGTGCGTCCGCCGCGGTCGTGGCCCACCAGGTGAAACTGGTCAAAGCCAAGATGCGCCATGAGCGCAAGCTGGTCCGCCGCCATGGCGCGGAAACTCATGTCCTTCATGTGTGCCGGTTTGGTGCTGGCCCCGTAACCGCGCAGATCGGCGGTGACGACCGTAAAGGTTTTGGCCAGTTCGGGCGCGATAGCGTGCCACATCGCGCGGGTCTGGGGAAAGCCGTGCAGAAGGAGGACAGGTGGGCCATCGCCAGTGACATCATGGGAGATGGTGATGCCGTCAGGTGTCGTGAATGCGGCCATTGGTTTGTCCCTTGGATCGACCGGGGCAGGGGGCCAGCCCCCTCGCGCGTGCCGCGCTCACCCCCGGAGTTTATCTGGCAAAGTGAAAGGGATCAGGTCAGCGCGTCGAGGATGCGCGCCCAGCTGCGGATGCCCTTGTGGAAGCTTTCCAGGTCGTACTTTTCGTTGGGCGAGTGGATCTGGTCGTCGTCTTTGCCGAAGCCCACGAGCATTGGCGTGGTGTCGAGGATGGTCTGGAAGTGGCCAGCGATGGGGATCGATCCGCCGCAGCCGACATAGGCCGCCGGGATGTTCCATTCGTTGGTGAGCGCGGTGCGGGCTGCTTCGAAGGCGGGATCTGTGGTTTCGGTGACGGACGCGTGGCCCGCGCCGTGGCCTGTGAAATCAACGTCGCAGTCGGCGGGCAGCGCATCCCGCACCATCTGGCGGAAATTTTCGCGGATTGTGTGCGGGTCCTGATCGCCGACGAGGCGGAAGCTGACCTTGGCGTGTGCCTTGGAGGGGAGGACCGTCTTGAACCCCGCGCCGGTGTAGCCGCCCCAGATGCCGTTGACGTCGCAAGTGGGACGCGACCAGATCATCTCGATCGGGGTGCGGTCCTGTTCACCTGCGGGCTCGGACAGGCCAACATCGCCCAGGAATTTCGCGTGATCGAAAGCGAGGCCCTGCCATTGGCTGCGGATGTCGTCGGGCAGTTCGGGCACGCCGTCATAGAAGCCGGGCACGGTCACGCGGCCCTGATCGTCGTGCAGCGCGGCGAGGATACGGGTCAGAACGCGGATCGGGTTCATGGAAACACCACCATACATGCCCGAATGCAGGTCCTTGTCGGGGGCGGTGATGGTGATTTCCTCACCCAGCAGGCCGCGCAGCATGGTGACGATGGCAGGCACGCGGGATTCAAAGAGCCCCGTGTCGCAGATCAGCGCAAGATCTGATTTCAGCTCGTGCGCGTTTTCCTGCATGAACGGCACAAGGGAGGGCGAGCCGGATTCCTCTTCACCCTCGAAGAAGAAGGTGATCCGGCACGGCAGGGTGCCGTGTTCGGCCTGCCAGGCGCGGCACGCTTCGACGAAGGTCATCAATTGGCCCTTGTCATCTGATGACCCGCGCCCGCGGATCACCTTGCCCGCCGGCGTGTCTTCCAGCTGTGGATCGAACGGGCCGCGGTCCCAAAGCTCAAGCGGATCAACCGGTTGCACGTCGTAGTGACCGTAGAACAGCAGGTGTGGGCCATCCCCGTCCACGTGACCCACGACCATGGGATGGCCGGGGGTTGCACGCCTTTCCGCCTTCACCCCGATGCTTTGCAAGTCGGCCACCAACCAGTCCGCGGCCGTCTGGCAATGATCTGCAAAGGCCGGATCAGTCGAGATGGAGGGGATGCGCAGCAACTCCATCAGTCTTTCCGTCGCTTGGGGCAGGTCGGCATCGATGCGGGACAGAACGGCGTCGAGGGTCATGGGGCTTCCTTTGAATGTCGGGTTGCGGCCACAGTACGGCGCACTGGCCAAGTGTCCAGTGGTTGATCTGGGTCAAAGCGCGTGGACCAGAGGTGAGGAATACCAGACCTGCGACATGACGCGCATTTGATTAGCATTGAAGCGTCAAGTTGCTGTCTATATTCATTCTAAGAAGCGCGGATGCCTCGGCACTGCGTTGGACGAAAACGGAGCCTCGCGTGGACTATACCGCAAAATTGGACGATGCCCTGCAACGCTTGCATGATGAAGGCCGGTACCGGACCTTCATCGATATCGAGCGGCAGAAAGGCCAGTTTCCGCATGCGCAATGGACGCGGCCCGATGGGTCCAAGGCACCGATCACCGTGTGGTGCGGCAATGATTATCTGGGCATGGGGCAAAACCCGATTGTTCTGAAGGCCATGCACGAAGCGATTGACGCAACCGGTGCCGGATCGGGTGGGACGCGCAATATTTCGGGCACGACCGTCTATCACAAGCGGCTTGAGGCCGAGTTGTCGGACCTGCACGGCAAGGAAGCAGCATTGCTGTTCACCAGCGCCTACATTGCGAATGATGCGACATTAAGTACGCTGCCGAAGCTCTTTCCTGGTCTCATTATTTATTCTGACGCGCTGAACCACGCATCGATGATCGAAGGGGTGCGCCGCAACGGTGGGGCCAAGCGGATTTTCCGACATAATGACGTCGAACACCTGCGTGAATTGCTGGCGGCGGATGATCCGACCGTGCCGAAGCTGATCGCCTTTGAATCCATCTACTCCATGGACGGGGATTTCGGGCCCATAAAGGAGATTTGTGATCTGGCCGAGGAATTCGGCGCACTGACATATATCGACGAGGTGCACGCTGTTGGCATGTACGGTCCACGTGGTGCGGGCGTTGCCGAGCGGGACGGATTGATGCACCGCATCGATATCATCAACGGCACGTTGGCCAAGGCCTATGGCGTGATGGGGGGCTATATCGCGGCGTCGGCCAAGATGTGTGACGCGATCCGGTCCTATGCGCCGGGCTTTATCTTTACCACGTCATTGCCGCCCGCAGTCGCGGCAGGGGCAGCGGCTTCGGTCGCGTTTCTGAAGACGGCGGAAAACCTGCGCGCTGACCATCAGGCACAGGCCAAGACGCTGAAGCTGCGCCTCAAGGGTATGGGCCTGCCGATCATTGATCATGGCAGTCACATTGTTCCCGTCATGGTCGGCAACCCTGTACACACCAAGATGCTCAGCGACATGCTGCTTGAAGATCACGGCATTTATGTACAGCCGATCAATTTCCCGACGGTCCCGCGTGGGACCGAACGGCTGCGGTTCACGCCGTCGCCGGTACACGGTCCGAAAGAGATCAACGCGCTGGTGCACGCAATGGATAAATTGTGGTCGCATTGTGCGCTGAATCGCGCCGAGAGCGCCGGGTAGTTCACTAAAATTCGCAAATGGCGTTGCCATGTGTTACCGTCTGTTAAACAACAGCGGTGTGGCGAATCGAGTGGGATCGGTTTGCAAACACTTGGGACAACGGGGCAGCGGTATGATCGGGCGTAAATCCGGTACAACCAATACAGAAGAAAACGTCGAGCCAAAGAGCTTTGACGACTTTGAGCTGCGCCTTGGCGACATTATGCGCGGAGAGCGCGCGACCATGGGCAAATCCCTGCTGGATGTGCAGCGCGAACTGCGGATCAAGGCAAGCTATATCGCTGCAATCGAAGCCTGTGATCCAGATGCGTTCGACACGCCGGGCTTTATTGCGGGCTATGTCCGGTCCTATGCCCGCTATCTGAACATGGATCCCGACCGCGCATTCAACACGTTCTGCGCGGAAAGCGGATTTGCCGTGGCGCACGGCATGTCGGCCGAAGCGTCGGTGGTCAAGAAGGCGGCGCGTGAAGATCGCCTGCACAAGCCGCATGGCGCCGACATCTTTGCCGCCCCTGCCACCCCGTTTGTGCCCGCGGGCGAAGCCGTCTGGTCGCGTATCGAACCACGCGCCATCGGGTCGTCCCTGGTGCTGTTGGCCTTGATTGGCGGGATCGGTTTTGGTGGCTATTCGGTCCTGCAAGAAGTCCAGCGCGTGCAAGTTGCGCCTGTGGATCAAACCCCCGTTGTTCTGTCTGACCTTGATCCGCTGAGCGGAGCAGGCGTGCAGCCGACCGAGCAGGGCCCGACAATCGAGACACCGCGCGCCGATGCGCTGGACCGCCTGTACCGTCCGCAGGCGTTGGAAGTGCCGGTCCTGGTGGCGCGTGATGCGCCCATTGCCACGCTTGATCCGCGCGACATTGGCACATTTGCTGCACCCGACACTGCGGACGCGCCGCCGCGGATTGACGGCATTGACCGCGCCTTGGCCGAAGCGATTGCGCCCGCTGTGCCGCAGGTGGTCGAGGAAACGGCACCGACCCTGACCATGGTTGCCGTGCGCCCGTCATGGGTTCGTGTCCGTTCGGCCGATGGCACCGTGATCTACGAGGCGACGATGCAGGCCGGTGACACGTGGGAGGCCCCGCTGACCGAAGAGCCACCGACGCTGCGCACAGGTGAAAGTGGCGCGATTTACTTCGCGATGAACGACAAGTTCTATGGCCCCGTGGGTGACACCGGCGCCGTGACATCGAACCTGCCGCTTGAGATTGCCGGGCTGAAGGAGACCTATCTGCCCGTTGACGTCAGCACGGACGAAGGTTTGACCCGTTATGCCGAAGCCAGGGCAGCGGCGCTGACCGAAGGCAGCGAATAGTCGTCACAGCCCATTGTCGGGCGGCACGCACCTGTCTATCTTTCCTGACAACTGCTGATGCTGAACAGGGCTTTTCATGTCGCTGAACCATATCCGTCCGTGGCGCAACATTTACCGTCGGGAAAGCCGCCAGATCATGGTGGGCAATGTTCCCGTGGGTGGCGATGCGCCGATCACCGTGCAGACCATGACCAATACGCTGACCACGGACGCCCCCGCGACCATCGCCCAAATTCAGGCGGCGGCAGAGGCGGGAGCCGACATCGTCCGCGTCTCGGTCCCCGATGAAGGATCGTCCAGGGCGCTGAAAGAGATCGTTGCCGAAAGTCCCGTGCCCATCGTGGCAGACATCCATTTCCACTATAAACGTGGGATCGAAGCGGCAGAGGCGGGCGCGGCCTGTCTGCGTATCAATCCCGGCAACATCGGGTCCGAGGATCGGGTCAAGGAGGTCATCAGGGCCGCGCGCGACCACAATTGTTCGATCCGCATCGGGGTCAATGCCGGGTCGTTGGAAAAACACCTGCTTGAGAAATACGGCGAGCCGACACCGGACGCGATGGTCGAGTCCGGTCTCGATCATATCAAGATCCTGCAGGACAACGACTTTCACGAGTTCAAGATCAGCTGCAAGGCGTCCGATGTGTTCATGGCCGCCGCCGCCTATCAGAAGCTGGCCGAGGCCACGGACGCGCCCATTCATCTGGGCATCACCGAAGCGGGTGGGCTGACGTCGGGCACGATCAAGTCTGCCATTGGCCTTGGCAACCTTTTGTGGATGGGTATTGGCGACACGATCCGTGTGTCTTTGTCCGCCGATCCGGTCGAAGAGGTAAAGGTCGGCTATGAAATCCTGAAATCCCTGGGCTTACGCCACCGGGGCGTGAACATCATTTCCTGCCCGTCCTGCGCGCGGCAGGGCTTTGACGTGATCAAGACTGTTGAAATTCTGGAAGACAGGCTGGCCCACATCAAAACGCCGATGAGCCTGTCGATCATCGGTTGCGTCGTGAACGGACCGGGTGAGGCGCTGATGACCGATGTCGGCTTTACCGGCGGCGGCGCGGGCCACGGCATGGTGTATCTGGCAGGAAAGCAAAGCCACCGGATGGACAACGACCAGATGGTTGATCACATCGTGGAAGAGGTCGAAAAGAAGGCCGCCGAATTGGACGCGGCCACCGCTGCGGAAGCACAGGCCGCCGAATAGCGCGCTAGGCCGGCAGCGCCTCGATGTCTGCAAAGCTGGCCGTGGTGTCGGGGTAGGCGATGCGCCGGCAAGGCCTGTGCTGCTGCGCCGGGATCATCCGCGCCGCAGTTTTCCAGATCGGCGCTGACGGGTATGTCCGTTGCGTCATCGATGTCTGTTGCGGCGTCCAACATCTCGTCCAGCGACAAGCTGCCATCACGCTTGCCACGGGCAAAGGCGGCACCCATATTGGTGGTGGCCAGCGCTTTGGCCCCCATGTTTTGCAGGATGCGTGCACTGCCAACATCCCACGGGTTCGGCATGATGAGCGGATCACCGGGAACGTGACACGCGCGAAAGTCCATCAACCGCGTTTTTCGTCGACAAGCGCCTGCATTTCGTCAAACGGCAGGAACCCGCGCAACAATTCATCCTTAAGCACGAATGTGGGTGTGCCTGTGATTTGCAACCGTTGCGCCAGCGCACGGGTGCGGCGGATTTCGTCCGTGACAGCCTCGCTGTCCATATGTGCCTCGATCGCGTCCGCATCCAGACCGAAGGTCGACGCCATACGGCGCAGGGTACGCATCGATACGTCGCCGGTCATCTCCATCAGTGCGTCATTCACGCCTTTATAGGCCGCGTCGCCCGCAATCTGTTTCGTGGCAACCGCAAAGCGCGAGGCAAGCAGAGATTGGTCTCCGAGAATCGGGAATTCCTTGACAATCAGGCGAATATTGCCATCGCTTTCCAACAGCTTGGCCACTTCGCCATGGGCGCGTTTGCAAAAGCTGCAGCGGTAATCGAGGAATTCGACCAGGGTGATGTCGCCGTCAGGGTTGCCACCCACAAAGCTGTAGCCGTCATCGAAAAGGTCGGCGGCGTTTTCCGACACCAGGTTCAAATCGGCCTGGGCTTGGGCCGCGGCCTGACGTTCTTCCAACACCCGCACCGCATCCATGATGACCTGCGGATTGTCCATCAGGTAGGCGCGCACTTCCTCGCGGAAGATCTGGCGCTCTTCTTCAGTCATCTGGCTGAGGTCCAGCGCCTGGGCGGGCAGGCCAAGCGTCAGTGCAAGAGCGGCGGCGGCAAGCGTGCGAACGAACATCGGTTATCTCCGTTTTTTGCGCTTTTCCGCGCGTTCAGAGGCAAGGAACACATCCTGCGCCCGTTGCCAAGGGCCAGAGCCTTCGGGCAAGAGGCCGGTGGCGCGTTTGGCGTGGATGCCAGCATCTTCGAGGCGGCCCTGCAGTGCATAGCGTTCCGCCGTGATCAGTGAGGCCATCCCACGCTGGCCGGTCCTTGCATAGGCAACACTGAGATCGCGCAGCATGGAGCCATCGCGAAAGTCGATGCGCCGGGCGCGTTCCAGAGCTGGAAGGGCGGCCCGGATGTTGCCACTGGCCAACAGGGCCCGCCCGTAACCTGCCTGCAAGAGCCCGTCATTGGGGCGCAGTTGAACCGCGCGCCCATGGGCGTTTGCGGCGGCCGCGAACTGGCGCGTTTCCATCAGGATTTGCCCCTTGAGGTCATACAGAAACGGGTCCTGCGGGCGCAAGGCGATCGCCTGATCAATCGCGCGGATGGCGCGTTGGGTTTGCGAATTCTTGTGCCGTGCAGCGGCTTCGCGCATCAGCGCTATGTCGCGGTGCCCACTTTCACCAAGGCGGTTGAGCGTCCAGCTGGGCTTGCGTGTAAAGGCGGTCAGCTTGCCCTTGGCACGGGCGAACCAATAATCAGATGTGGCGGAATTTGCACCTGTACCGGTGCCGTAGGCGGCGGCAAACCCTTCGATATTGCGCAGTCGGTCGCGGCTGAGCGGATGCGACCGGACATAAGGGTCCTGCCGGTTTTCGCTCAGCACCTCCTGGCCCCGAAACAGACGGAACACATCCAGCATGCCGGTCAAGTCAATGCCCGCGCTGCGCAGATAACGCGCGCCGGATTGGTCGGCGGCGCTTTCTTCGGCGCGGGTGTGTCGAAAAAAGGCGCGTTGGGCTGCGCTTTGGGTTCCGATCCCGATGGCAAGGGCCCCTTCGCCTGCGCCTGCAGCGGCGGCCAAGAGCGCCAATGCCTGCCCCAGCCCAGCCGCTGTGCGCGCATTTCCAATATTGGTGATCCGGCGGGTGATGTGACCGTTTGCGATATGGGCGGCCTCATGCGCGATCACGGCCTGCAGCATGGCCGCCCGGTCCATGCGGCTGATCAGCCCCGAATGGATGTAGATTGCGTCGTTGCTGATGACAAAGGCATTCAGCGACCCGTCATTGACCACCAGGATTTTGGTCCGCGACGCGCTCAGACCGGCGGCCTTGAGCACCGGTGCCGCAACCTGGG
The DNA window shown above is from uncultured Tateyamaria sp. and carries:
- a CDS encoding alpha/beta hydrolase, with the translated sequence MAAFTTPDGITISHDVTGDGPPVLLLHGFPQTRAMWHAIAPELAKTFTVVTADLRGYGASTKPAHMKDMSFRAMAADQLALMAHLGFDQFHLVGHDRGGRTAHRLALDHPAAVLSLTLMDIVPTHLLLNDLTQQVARAYYHWFFLAQPAPLPETMIARDPDAYFQSCLAGWGGGMDSFDATALDAYRASWRDHDCIRTMCNDYRAAIDVDFDHDAIDLGQTVDCPALVLYGVDGIMGRAYDVAATWADRLLQVQSAGLPGGHFFPDTHPEETAKALLTFLTAQV
- a CDS encoding M20/M25/M40 family metallo-hydrolase, translated to MTLDAVLSRIDADLPQATERLMELLRIPSISTDPAFADHCQTAADWLVADLQSIGVKAERRATPGHPMVVGHVDGDGPHLLFYGHYDVQPVDPLELWDRGPFDPQLEDTPAGKVIRGRGSSDDKGQLMTFVEACRAWQAEHGTLPCRITFFFEGEEESGSPSLVPFMQENAHELKSDLALICDTGLFESRVPAIVTMLRGLLGEEITITAPDKDLHSGMYGGVSMNPIRVLTRILAALHDDQGRVTVPGFYDGVPELPDDIRSQWQGLAFDHAKFLGDVGLSEPAGEQDRTPIEMIWSRPTCDVNGIWGGYTGAGFKTVLPSKAHAKVSFRLVGDQDPHTIRENFRQMVRDALPADCDVDFTGHGAGHASVTETTDPAFEAARTALTNEWNIPAAYVGCGGSIPIAGHFQTILDTTPMLVGFGKDDDQIHSPNEKYDLESFHKGIRSWARILDALT
- a CDS encoding LuxR family transcriptional regulator; protein product: MTHTVLEAIQAETSTPDLWSLLLRYFHDRGVTKVSYHHFTGDVQSQRSVNVSAAGFSQEWVCHYIEQKLFTVDPITEFARSTIAPFRWSHIRDLVRLSREQILYLNQMRDAGVGDGLAFQVFGPGLRNGYVGLGVDNPADFPSDSAVLDFQVVAQAAHIRYCALNPAALAVGDLSPRERQILRWIARGKSNSSIADILLVSPHTVDTLVRRIFSKLGVADRTTAAIQGVGAGLILP
- a CDS encoding glycosyltransferase family 2 protein, giving the protein MQTVAAVTMVRDDAFFLKAWLRHYGEMFGRENCYVINHGRGAEVAELAAGCNIIGIPGDPHKNFDIKRWGLLNNLVGGLRRYYRHVIVGDVDELVIRDPQAGGTLLDLLEDAPEGRVLTPLGLEVIHRIDLEEDVVADHIIGPRRHVRPAPHYSKPCIIAAPVKIARGGHFTQADKIFAPDDLYLMHLKFCDFAAYVGVMDHRNAVTAAVNAGVKEASIGRHWFAEARGEDRAVFEAFADLEMVDGFDMQPLRRKMRRTFKPRGDTGFYHFDRPDYGTQYVLPERFVGVI
- a CDS encoding GNAT family N-acetyltransferase; protein product: MTHAPVHIRPMVQSDLPGVQALHLESWRRSYAGLLPDAFLAGSVVDEMAGRWAGLPAAHDVALVAEHAGTLAGFALVYANHADGPMMESLHVRADRQGKGTGRHLMAGVARALIRRGHDHLWLEVMAGNGAARRIYARWGGVESWPFKDIIAGQPVMAVRVRWASLRPLEALA
- the hemA gene encoding 5-aminolevulinate synthase; the encoded protein is MDYTAKLDDALQRLHDEGRYRTFIDIERQKGQFPHAQWTRPDGSKAPITVWCGNDYLGMGQNPIVLKAMHEAIDATGAGSGGTRNISGTTVYHKRLEAELSDLHGKEAALLFTSAYIANDATLSTLPKLFPGLIIYSDALNHASMIEGVRRNGGAKRIFRHNDVEHLRELLAADDPTVPKLIAFESIYSMDGDFGPIKEICDLAEEFGALTYIDEVHAVGMYGPRGAGVAERDGLMHRIDIINGTLAKAYGVMGGYIAASAKMCDAIRSYAPGFIFTTSLPPAVAAGAAASVAFLKTAENLRADHQAQAKTLKLRLKGMGLPIIDHGSHIVPVMVGNPVHTKMLSDMLLEDHGIYVQPINFPTVPRGTERLRFTPSPVHGPKEINALVHAMDKLWSHCALNRAESAG
- a CDS encoding pirin family protein, with product MSWNPALDPDCPKGDAVDAIETVIVPRARDLGGFEVRRALPAPRRQMVGPFIFFDQMGPAEFVTGTGIDVRPHPHIGLATVTYLYKGKIHHRDSLGTDQWIEPGAVNWMVAGHGITHSERTDGEIRRKPHNLFGIQTWVALPRDAEDNPADFQHAPKDTLPFLEGEGKEVRLILGDAWGERAPVETFSEMFYADAVLEAGARIPLPDNHEDRGVYVVDGSVTVAGAVYDAGQMMVFRPGDAMSLMAGAQGARLMLLGGATLEGSRYIWWNFVASSQDRIDAAKEAWRAGDWAHGRFQLPPGDEDEFIPLPAK